A DNA window from Caretta caretta isolate rCarCar2 chromosome 7, rCarCar1.hap1, whole genome shotgun sequence contains the following coding sequences:
- the LOC125639798 gene encoding dual specificity protein phosphatase 13B-like, producing MLHTKSYSSETSSQAPYETPGLSDLQKLFWFRGGSDNHLDQVWPNLFLGDAWAARSKATLQSLNITHILNAADGPYSINTGARYYKDLQVAYHGVEAFDDPSFDLSIFFYDAANFIHKALHIPGGKVFVHCAMGISRSASLVLAFLMIHENMTLVEALKMVNFHREICPNTGFLSQLRDLDIKLNEERKGVRESANKEP from the exons ATGCTTCACACCAAGAGctattcctctgaaaccagcagccaggcaccaTATGAAACACCAGGATTATCTGACCTTCAGAAGCTGTTCTGGTTCAGAGGAGGATCTGACAATCATTTGGACCAAGTCTGGCCAAACCTATTCCTGGGAGATGC ATGGGCTGCTAGAAGTAAAGCAACTCTTCAAAGCCTCAATATTACTCACATCCTTAATGCAGCGGATGGGCCGTACAGTATCAACACAGGAGCCAGATATTACAAAGATCTGCAAGTAGCATACCATGGAGTAGAAGCATTCGATGACCCTTCCTTTGATTTAAGTATCTTTTTCTATGATGCTGCTAATTTCATACACAAAGCCTTACACATACCAGGAG GTAAAGTGTTCGTTCACTGTGCCATGGGGATAAGCCGCTCTGCATCTTTAGTGCTCGCTTTTTTAATGATCCATGAAAACATGACGCTTGTGGAGGCTTTAAAAATGGTGAATTTTCACAGAGAGATCTGCCCAAATACAGGATTCCTGAGCCAGCTCCGAGATCTGGACATCAAATTAAATGAAGAGAGGAAAGGAGTTAGAGAATCTGCCAACAAAGAACCATAA